The Deinococcus ruber genome includes a region encoding these proteins:
- a CDS encoding coproporphyrinogen-III oxidase family protein, with product MNARPPSAVIRHAYIHVPFCPSICPYCDFHVLERRGDQVARYLTRLDEEARELGQRYDVQLETLYLGGGTPSFLRDDEMKALVASVRAHLGWGRLENTLEINPGTVSPARAALWRELGFDRASVGIQSLDDATLRFLGRQHTAQTARDAVTELLAAGFRVSGDLITAVAGQPLERDIEGLVALGVEHVSAYTLTIEPGTPFARRGVEVDEDDERRGFEQTETLLTGAGFERYEISNYARTPGAHSRHNRAYWTGEYFLGLGPGGAGFYPPIQSRDAPTSQDRGQPLPFRRTNPHLHEWLTGAQGEAELLSPGDVATDSFFMGLRLREGVHLPTVSRRSGLDVLAHYGEVIDDQIGRGLLERSGEYLRATPQGWWQLNSVVAALMERDSEAETLSP from the coding sequence GTGAACGCCCGCCCGCCCTCTGCCGTCATCCGTCACGCGTATATTCATGTACCGTTCTGCCCGAGCATCTGCCCCTACTGCGATTTTCATGTGCTGGAGCGGCGCGGCGACCAGGTGGCCCGCTACCTGACGCGGCTGGACGAAGAGGCGCGTGAGCTGGGCCAGCGCTACGACGTGCAGCTAGAGACGCTGTACCTGGGCGGCGGCACGCCCTCATTCCTGCGCGACGACGAGATGAAGGCGCTGGTGGCCTCTGTGCGGGCGCATCTGGGCTGGGGACGGCTGGAAAATACGCTGGAGATCAATCCCGGCACCGTCAGCCCGGCGCGGGCGGCGCTGTGGCGAGAGCTGGGATTCGACCGCGCCTCGGTGGGCATCCAGAGCCTCGACGACGCCACGTTGCGCTTTCTGGGGCGGCAGCACACGGCGCAGACAGCACGCGACGCCGTTACAGAGCTGCTGGCAGCGGGCTTCCGGGTCAGCGGCGACCTGATCACGGCGGTGGCCGGGCAGCCGCTGGAACGCGATATAGAGGGGCTGGTGGCGCTGGGCGTCGAGCATGTCAGCGCGTACACCCTGACCATCGAACCCGGCACCCCGTTTGCAAGGCGGGGCGTGGAAGTAGACGAAGACGACGAGCGGCGCGGCTTCGAGCAGACCGAAACGCTGCTGACCGGGGCAGGCTTCGAGCGCTACGAAATCAGCAACTATGCCCGCACGCCCGGCGCACACAGCCGCCATAACCGGGCGTACTGGACAGGCGAGTATTTCCTGGGGCTGGGGCCGGGGGGAGCGGGGTTTTATCCGCCGATTCAGAGCAGAGACGCGCCAACGTCGCAAGACAGAGGGCAACCTCTCCCCTTCCGGCGGACCAATCCTCATCTGCACGAGTGGCTGACCGGAGCACAGGGCGAGGCAGAGCTGCTGTCTCCCGGCGACGTTGCCACCGACAGCTTTTTCATGGGACTGAGGCTGCGCGAAGGCGTGCATCTGCCCACCGTGTCACGGCGCAGCGGGCTGGACGTGCTGGCCCATTACGGCGAAGTCATCGACGATCAGATCGGGCGCGGGCTGCTGGAACGCAGCGGCGAGTATCTGCGGGCCACCCCCCAGGGCTGGTGGCAACTGAACAGCGTGGTCGCGGCCCTGATGGAAAGAGACAGCGAAGCGGAAACCCTCAGCCCTTGA
- the menC gene encoding o-succinylbenzoate synthase, whose translation MLTITRAEVFLVRLPLKFRFETSFGVQTEKMVPILVLHGNGQTGLSEGVMEPLPMFREETLAGALQLLREVLLPQVMGQSFANPQALAQTLTPYRGNNMAKAMLEMAVWDLWARTLDVPLWQLLGGVRDRVAVGVSLGIQADTAATVDSVTRHVEQGYRRIKLKIKPGWDVQPVAAVREAFPDIRLTVDANSAYTLEQTRVFQALDDYGLDYIEQPLAFDDLIDHAALQARIRTPLCLDESITSAQDARKALGLDAGRVINIKVGRVGGHAEAKRVHDVSQAFGVPVWCGGMLESGIGRAHNIHLSTLLNFSKPGDTASSSRYWTHDTVQEPLEMEDGYQKVPSGAGIGVTLDRDFVTRSAESTWEVR comes from the coding sequence ATGCTAACCATCACGCGTGCCGAAGTGTTTCTCGTTCGCCTGCCCCTGAAGTTCCGCTTCGAGACGAGTTTTGGCGTGCAGACCGAGAAGATGGTGCCGATTCTGGTGCTGCACGGCAACGGGCAGACGGGGCTGAGCGAGGGCGTGATGGAGCCGCTGCCGATGTTCCGTGAGGAAACGCTGGCGGGCGCACTGCAACTGCTGCGCGAGGTGCTGCTGCCACAGGTGATGGGCCAGAGCTTTGCCAATCCGCAGGCACTGGCACAGACCCTGACGCCCTACCGGGGCAACAACATGGCGAAGGCGATGCTGGAAATGGCCGTCTGGGACCTGTGGGCCAGAACGCTGGATGTGCCGCTGTGGCAGCTGCTGGGCGGCGTGCGCGACAGAGTGGCGGTGGGCGTCAGCCTGGGCATTCAGGCCGACACCGCCGCGACGGTGGACTCGGTCACGCGGCACGTCGAGCAGGGCTATCGCCGCATCAAGCTGAAGATCAAACCCGGCTGGGACGTGCAGCCCGTGGCGGCGGTGCGCGAAGCTTTCCCCGACATCCGGCTGACGGTGGACGCCAACAGCGCGTATACCCTGGAACAGACCCGCGTGTTTCAGGCACTCGACGACTACGGCCTGGACTACATCGAGCAGCCGCTGGCCTTCGACGATCTGATCGATCACGCAGCGCTTCAGGCCCGCATCCGCACGCCGCTGTGCCTGGATGAAAGCATCACCAGCGCCCAGGACGCCCGCAAAGCCCTGGGCCTGGATGCCGGACGGGTCATCAATATCAAGGTCGGGCGCGTGGGTGGACACGCCGAGGCAAAGCGCGTCCACGACGTTTCGCAGGCGTTCGGCGTGCCGGTGTGGTGCGGCGGCATGCTGGAAAGCGGCATCGGGCGGGCGCACAACATCCACCTGTCCACGCTGCTCAACTTTTCCAAGCCCGGCGACACCGCGTCGAGCAGCCGCTACTGGACGCACGACACCGTTCAGGAGCCGCTGGAGATGGAAGACGGGTATCAGAAGGTGCCGAGCGGCGCAGGCATCGGCGTCACGCTCGACCGCGACTTCGTGACCCGCAGCGCCGAAAGCACCTGGGAAGTTCGCTGA
- a CDS encoding DUF7674 family protein codes for MLTSEEALQTIFEFYPDFIKQSDHHYDPPRLEVLMCIEMDLFAEYIWNVFAQEAEPKFSQLKDLITQLNEYGNETVRYAVQMCFAETLERLNRKTDSPFLTRLWLSEFGSILIVYSSYWEEKSSLIK; via the coding sequence ATGTTGACTTCTGAAGAAGCTCTACAGACTATCTTTGAATTCTATCCTGATTTTATAAAGCAATCAGATCATCACTACGATCCTCCCAGATTAGAGGTTCTGATGTGCATAGAAATGGATTTATTTGCCGAATACATCTGGAATGTTTTTGCACAAGAAGCAGAGCCAAAATTCAGCCAGCTGAAAGACCTAATCACACAACTTAATGAGTATGGCAACGAAACCGTAAGATATGCTGTACAGATGTGTTTTGCCGAAACTTTAGAAAGGTTAAACAGAAAAACAGATAGCCCTTTTCTTACTCGGCTATGGCTTTCAGAATTTGGCTCAATATTAATCGTGTATTCTTCTTATTGGGAAGAAAAAAGCAGCCTGATTAAATAA
- a CDS encoding acyl-CoA acyltransferase has translation MDRPYVIRDVTRPADMHALEDVQMAAWGYPEREVVPASLFRISSAVGGVVLAAYPQDSGVPFGLAYGFPAMQGGRLWHHSHLLAVAPEWRGSGAAVALKLAQRERAVQQGHTRMTWTFDPLIARNARLNLGKLGARAVSYHPAWYDFGPDNLVPADRLMIEWDLTKPTQERPAPLPEGVEVLAAGTGGPGTPLLDSAAPRLLAEVPIDAERMPDDLKLQWRLALRAALGEYLDRGYAVTGLAREDERAWYVLDGV, from the coding sequence ATGGACCGCCCCTATGTCATCCGCGACGTGACCAGACCCGCCGATATGCACGCGCTGGAAGACGTGCAGATGGCCGCCTGGGGCTACCCCGAACGCGAGGTGGTGCCCGCCAGCCTGTTCCGCATCAGTTCGGCGGTGGGCGGCGTGGTGCTGGCGGCTTACCCCCAGGATTCAGGCGTGCCGTTCGGGCTGGCCTACGGCTTTCCGGCCATGCAGGGCGGACGGCTGTGGCACCACTCGCACCTGCTGGCGGTGGCCCCGGAGTGGCGCGGCAGCGGGGCAGCGGTGGCGCTAAAACTGGCGCAGCGTGAACGGGCGGTGCAGCAGGGTCACACCCGCATGACCTGGACGTTTGACCCGCTGATCGCCCGCAATGCCCGGCTGAACCTGGGCAAACTGGGGGCGCGGGCCGTGTCGTACCATCCGGCGTGGTACGACTTCGGCCCCGACAACCTGGTTCCGGCAGACCGCCTGATGATCGAGTGGGACCTGACGAAACCGACCCAGGAGCGCCCCGCCCCGCTGCCCGAGGGGGTCGAAGTGCTGGCGGCGGGCACTGGCGGCCCCGGTACGCCCCTGCTGGACAGCGCTGCCCCACGTCTGCTGGCCGAAGTCCCCATTGACGCCGAACGCATGCCCGACGACCTGAAATTGCAGTGGCGACTCGCGCTGCGGGCGGCGCTGGGCGAATACCTGGACCGGGGGTACGCCGTGACCGGGCTGGCACGGGAAGACGAGCGGGCGTGGTATGTGCTGGATGGCGTGTAG
- a CDS encoding DUF2270 domain-containing protein, translating to MLGGAEYTTNTANALIHLYRAEVGKMTAYRQRLDMTTNWSVVTSAGLASFALGDNNNSHVTFLFAMFMNYFFLHLEARRFRIFEISHHRVRIMERFFFPSVLNEKVDPNWYLLLLAELARPRSPMSRTDSMGWRLRRNYLWIYAVILVAWFAKLDIDRAKDQPLTPRDLVDMAVIGRVPGWLVVSFVVVFYVYLIRLAIRATRDYPLEEG from the coding sequence ATGCTGGGAGGCGCGGAGTACACCACCAACACGGCGAACGCCCTGATTCATCTGTACCGCGCCGAGGTCGGCAAGATGACAGCGTATCGTCAGCGCCTCGATATGACGACCAACTGGTCGGTGGTCACGAGTGCGGGTCTGGCGAGTTTTGCGCTGGGCGACAACAACAACAGCCACGTCACCTTCCTGTTCGCCATGTTCATGAATTACTTTTTCCTGCATCTGGAGGCGCGGCGCTTCCGCATCTTCGAGATCAGCCATCACCGGGTCCGCATCATGGAGCGCTTTTTCTTTCCGTCGGTGCTGAACGAGAAGGTCGATCCAAACTGGTATCTGCTGCTGCTGGCCGAACTGGCTCGCCCGCGTAGCCCCATGAGCCGCACCGATTCGATGGGCTGGCGGCTGCGGCGCAATTACCTGTGGATCTACGCGGTGATTCTGGTGGCGTGGTTTGCCAAACTCGATATCGACCGCGCCAAAGACCAGCCGCTCACGCCCCGCGACCTGGTCGATATGGCGGTCATCGGGCGCGTTCCCGGCTGGCTGGTGGTGTCGTTTGTGGTGGTGTTCTATGTCTATCTGATCAGGCTGGCGATTCGGGCCACCCGCGATTATCCGCTGGAAGAGGGATGA
- a CDS encoding endonuclease III domain-containing protein produces MSATTTRTDPPLNSERSPAERSELLLWVHQRITAEYGEVPLVPRREAMHELISTILSQRTNARDEDEAYRELRLLGDWDAIAAAPVEVVAHAIRRSNYAEQKAPRIQATLDAICKERGSYDLEFLAEMNPQEGLKWLTALPGVGVKTASLVLLFNYAKPVFPVDTHVHRIDTRVGTIPKMGEAAAHKALLALLPPDPPLLYELHINLLRHGQRVCTFNNPKCGKCVLRERCDAYAIYGDAVPSFKG; encoded by the coding sequence GTGAGCGCGACGACGACCAGGACTGACCCGCCGCTGAATTCCGAGCGTTCCCCGGCAGAGCGCTCGGAGTTGCTGCTGTGGGTTCATCAGCGCATCACCGCCGAGTACGGCGAAGTGCCGCTCGTGCCGCGCCGGGAAGCGATGCACGAACTCATCAGCACCATCCTCTCTCAGCGCACCAATGCCCGCGACGAGGATGAGGCGTACCGTGAACTGCGGCTGCTGGGCGACTGGGACGCGATTGCTGCCGCGCCCGTCGAGGTGGTGGCTCACGCCATCCGGCGCAGCAATTACGCCGAGCAGAAAGCGCCGCGCATTCAGGCGACACTGGACGCCATCTGCAAGGAGCGCGGCAGTTACGATCTGGAATTCCTGGCGGAGATGAACCCGCAGGAAGGCCTGAAATGGCTGACGGCGCTGCCGGGCGTGGGCGTCAAAACGGCGTCACTGGTGCTGCTGTTCAACTACGCCAAGCCGGTCTTTCCGGTCGATACCCACGTTCACCGCATCGATACCCGCGTCGGCACGATTCCGAAGATGGGCGAGGCGGCGGCCCATAAAGCGCTGCTGGCCCTGCTGCCGCCCGACCCGCCGCTGCTGTACGAGCTGCACATCAACCTGCTGCGGCACGGTCAGCGCGTCTGCACCTTCAACAATCCGAAGTGCGGAAAGTGCGTGCTGCGGGAGCGCTGCGACGCCTACGCGATCTACGGCGACGCCGTGCCGTCCTTCAAGGGCTGA
- the tkt gene encoding transketolase — MSVQDLSVNTIRTLSIDGVQQANSGHPGAPLGMAPMAYTLWQDFLRHNPTNPHWPGRDRFVLSAGHASMLIYSLLHLTGYDMSLDELKNFRQWGSKTPGHPEFFHTDGLDATTGPLGQGIGMSVGMAMAEAHLAARYNREGFKIFDNFVYSILGDGDMQEGINHESASLAGHLKLGKLIWLYDDNDVQLDTATSKTFTDQTAMRFESYGWQVLAVYDGNDRGAIHQAIVDAQRETDKPSLIRIKTVIGYGSPKAGTSKAHGEPLGAEGVAETKRALNWDYPPFTVPEEVARHMDARERGAAQEAEWQAMMSKYRTSHPELGQELDAMLARELPADLADALPSFEVGSKAMATRAASGKVINALAPRVPALMGGSADLSGSTKTTIDNEPAMQPEVMAGRNVYFGVREFGMAAAANGISLFGGLRPMVGTFLVFADYLKPAFRLSAIQMQPVIYVLTHDSIGLGEDGPTHQPIEQLAMLRAVPGARVLRPADANETAAVWHMALEHKDGPSALILSRQDLPILPRNHSGVKKGAYVVRDADSARVILMASGSEVHVALEAADALAAEGIGARVVSMPSMEVFREQDKAYQDSILTPGVKRVAIEAASPQPWYEWVGLDGAVIGMNRFGASAPAPILFEKFGFTASNVVKVVKGIL, encoded by the coding sequence ATGAGCGTCCAAGACTTGTCGGTCAACACCATTCGCACGCTGTCTATCGACGGTGTGCAGCAGGCCAATAGCGGGCATCCCGGTGCGCCGCTGGGTATGGCCCCGATGGCTTACACGCTGTGGCAGGATTTCCTGCGACACAACCCCACGAACCCGCACTGGCCGGGCCGTGACCGCTTCGTGCTGTCGGCAGGCCACGCCAGCATGCTGATCTATTCGCTGCTTCACCTGACCGGTTACGACATGAGTCTGGACGAACTCAAGAACTTCCGGCAGTGGGGCAGCAAGACGCCCGGCCACCCGGAGTTCTTCCACACCGACGGTCTGGACGCCACCACCGGGCCGCTGGGCCAGGGCATTGGCATGAGCGTGGGCATGGCGATGGCCGAGGCGCATCTGGCGGCCCGTTACAACCGCGAGGGATTCAAGATTTTTGACAACTTCGTGTATTCCATCCTGGGCGACGGCGACATGCAGGAAGGCATCAACCACGAGTCGGCGAGTCTGGCAGGCCACCTGAAGCTCGGCAAGCTCATCTGGCTGTACGACGACAACGACGTTCAGCTCGACACCGCCACGTCCAAGACCTTCACCGACCAGACCGCGATGCGTTTCGAGAGCTACGGCTGGCAGGTGCTGGCGGTCTACGACGGCAATGACCGGGGAGCCATTCATCAGGCCATCGTCGACGCCCAGCGCGAGACCGACAAGCCCAGCCTGATCCGCATCAAGACCGTGATCGGCTACGGGTCGCCCAAGGCGGGCACCAGCAAGGCGCACGGCGAGCCGCTGGGCGCAGAAGGTGTGGCCGAGACCAAGCGGGCGCTGAACTGGGACTACCCGCCCTTCACGGTGCCGGAAGAAGTGGCCCGCCACATGGACGCCCGTGAGCGCGGCGCGGCCCAGGAAGCCGAGTGGCAGGCCATGATGAGCAAGTACCGAACCAGCCACCCAGAACTGGGTCAGGAACTCGACGCGATGCTTGCCCGCGAGCTGCCCGCCGATCTCGCCGACGCGCTGCCCAGCTTCGAGGTCGGCAGCAAGGCGATGGCGACCCGCGCCGCTTCGGGCAAGGTCATCAATGCGCTGGCCCCCAGAGTGCCCGCCCTGATGGGTGGCAGCGCCGATCTGTCGGGCAGCACCAAGACCACCATCGACAACGAACCCGCGATGCAACCGGAAGTGATGGCGGGCCGCAACGTGTACTTCGGCGTGCGCGAGTTCGGCATGGCTGCCGCCGCCAACGGCATAAGCCTGTTCGGAGGGCTGCGCCCGATGGTCGGCACGTTCCTGGTGTTTGCCGACTACCTGAAGCCCGCCTTCCGCCTGTCGGCCATTCAGATGCAGCCGGTCATCTATGTGCTGACCCACGACAGCATCGGCCTGGGCGAAGACGGCCCGACCCACCAGCCCATCGAGCAGCTCGCCATGCTGCGTGCGGTGCCGGGTGCCCGCGTGCTGCGCCCCGCCGACGCCAACGAGACGGCGGCAGTGTGGCACATGGCGCTGGAGCACAAGGACGGCCCCAGTGCGCTGATCCTCAGCCGTCAGGACCTGCCGATTCTGCCGCGCAACCACAGCGGCGTGAAGAAGGGCGCGTATGTCGTCAGGGACGCCGACAGTGCCCGGGTGATTCTGATGGCGTCGGGCAGCGAAGTACACGTGGCGCTGGAAGCCGCCGACGCCCTGGCTGCCGAGGGCATCGGAGCGCGGGTCGTGAGCATGCCCAGCATGGAAGTGTTCCGCGAGCAGGACAAGGCGTACCAGGACAGCATCCTGACGCCGGGTGTGAAGCGCGTTGCCATCGAAGCCGCCAGCCCGCAGCCCTGGTACGAGTGGGTGGGTCTGGACGGCGCGGTCATCGGCATGAACCGCTTCGGCGCGTCGGCTCCCGCACCCATCCTGTTCGAGAAGTTCGGCTTCACCGCCAGCAACGTGGTGAAGGTCGTGAAGGGCATTCTCTAA
- a CDS encoding VC0807 family protein — MTTPDSSPTSPVPSKPVKKAGIPRTIWDLIFTLLIPIAILSPNLLGSGIKVAALMGDGSTGNVRAYLLAALIPVVYVLWDILVNRNLSPVALLGGVTALFSGALAFWYVDGFWYAIKDSARPIFTALFAFVSAATAYPLFRIFLDAASIAESPTHRAATQVAMKSPGVARSLVQATLVFGVIDLVGAVVNSVVNYHIVVGKFGSDAFNTQVAQANAVMRIPGLAISLVGAAIAFWLVQRAVTARYGKGASLLEPEKLTAKLVEAGEL; from the coding sequence ATGACCACCCCTGATTCCTCGCCCACGTCCCCCGTACCGTCCAAACCCGTCAAGAAGGCAGGCATCCCGCGCACCATCTGGGACCTGATCTTCACGCTGCTCATTCCCATCGCCATCCTGTCGCCCAACCTGCTGGGCAGCGGCATCAAGGTGGCCGCCCTGATGGGTGACGGCAGTACCGGCAATGTGCGGGCGTATCTGCTGGCGGCCCTGATTCCGGTGGTGTACGTCCTGTGGGATATTCTGGTCAACCGCAACCTGTCGCCTGTGGCGCTGCTGGGCGGAGTCACGGCACTGTTCAGCGGAGCGCTGGCCTTCTGGTACGTAGACGGCTTCTGGTACGCCATCAAGGACAGTGCGCGGCCCATCTTCACGGCGCTGTTTGCCTTTGTCAGCGCCGCCACCGCGTACCCGCTGTTCCGCATCTTTCTCGACGCGGCCAGCATTGCCGAGTCTCCCACGCACCGCGCCGCCACCCAGGTCGCCATGAAGTCGCCCGGTGTGGCCCGCTCGCTGGTTCAGGCCACGCTGGTCTTCGGCGTCATCGATCTGGTGGGCGCGGTGGTGAACAGCGTGGTGAACTATCACATCGTGGTCGGCAAATTCGGCAGCGACGCCTTCAATACCCAGGTCGCGCAGGCCAACGCCGTCATGCGGATTCCCGGCCTCGCCATCTCGCTGGTCGGGGCGGCCATCGCTTTCTGGCTGGTGCAGCGTGCCGTGACCGCCCGCTACGGCAAGGGCGCGAGCCTGCTGGAGCCGGAAAAGCTGACGGCGAAGCTGGTGGAAGCGGGGGAACTCTAG
- the gmk gene encoding guanylate kinase, which produces MAAAMLEKTMNDDTLQPRPRGLLIVMTGASGVGKGTLRELWLRDQNVFFSVSKTTRQARPGERPGLDYHFVTEEEFVAELAQNGFLEHAEFAGNRYGTPKGPIEAALASGQDVILEIEVLGAMQVRQQSSEAVLIFIMPPSLSELRRRLEGRATENQAQIERRLTRAREEILEAHNFDYVVMNDDLERAVLDMHAIQRAERSRSSRISREALKQIVES; this is translated from the coding sequence ATGGCGGCGGCGATGCTCGAAAAAACGATGAATGACGACACACTCCAACCTCGTCCGCGAGGACTCCTGATCGTGATGACCGGGGCCAGCGGCGTAGGCAAGGGCACGCTACGAGAACTGTGGTTGCGCGACCAGAACGTGTTCTTTTCGGTGTCCAAGACCACCCGGCAGGCGCGGCCCGGCGAGCGCCCCGGCCTCGATTATCATTTCGTGACTGAAGAAGAATTTGTGGCCGAACTCGCTCAGAACGGCTTTCTGGAGCATGCCGAGTTCGCGGGCAACCGCTACGGCACGCCCAAAGGCCCCATCGAGGCGGCCCTTGCCAGCGGGCAGGATGTCATTCTGGAAATCGAGGTGCTGGGAGCCATGCAGGTGCGCCAGCAGAGCAGCGAGGCGGTACTGATCTTCATCATGCCGCCCAGTCTGTCGGAGCTGCGCCGCCGTCTGGAGGGCCGAGCCACCGAAAATCAGGCACAGATCGAGCGCCGCCTGACCCGCGCCCGCGAGGAAATTCTGGAAGCGCACAACTTCGATTACGTGGTGATGAATGACGATCTGGAGCGTGCGGTGCTCGATATGCACGCCATCCAGCGGGCTGAACGCTCGCGCTCCAGCCGGATTTCCAGAGAGGCTCTCAAGCAGATCGTGGAGAGCTGA